In Canis lupus baileyi chromosome X, mCanLup2.hap1, whole genome shotgun sequence, one DNA window encodes the following:
- the LOC140627553 gene encoding LOW QUALITY PROTEIN: T-complex protein 11-like X-linked protein 2 (The sequence of the model RefSeq protein was modified relative to this genomic sequence to represent the inferred CDS: inserted 1 base in 1 codon; substituted 1 base at 1 genomic stop codon): MPKIEETVLQNDPSEAEGGAHKPKTPGKSQENRSFCLDDHSPDVIETVNEISKLNIAHEIVVNQDFYMEESVLAPNSLEGSFMETMYNGFWDHLKEQLLNTLPDFTCALKLLKEVKENLLSLLLPHQNRLRNEFEESLDMDLLKQETEYGALDVPHLSTHILNLMIMLCAQVGDEAVQKLESMTDPVQLLKGIFHVPGLMKMDIQGLQPYLKEHSVQYEQAKFQELLDKQPDLLDYTTKWLTKVATDLTTPSPSSPASPSSSSLACSPPNWVSNNSEIPNPTMVLYRXYLNLLLWDPDNDKFPETLLMDRIRLQKMESHLHQLTVLASVLLVARCFSGNVLFNSPEFVDKLKCITKALTEXFISRPQETMLSVREQVSREIHQGLKDMDLIALSSENTASLLGQLQNIAKKENCVRNIIDQRIRLFLKCCLVHGMQESLQDFPGGLSLIEGELAELSWKFFNLMHHNQQVFSPYYAEILKNIIPPAQAHETEVESI; the protein is encoded by the exons ATGTGATAGAGACAGTTAACGAAATTTCTAAACTTAACATTGCTCATGAAATCGTGGTAAACCAAGATTTCTATATGGAAGAGAGTGTTTTAGCTCCTAACAG TTTGGAAGGCAGTTTCATGGAGACAATGTACAATGGTTTTTGGGACCATCTGAAAGAGCAGCTATTGAATACTCTCCCTGACTTCACTTGTGctcttaaacttttaaaagaagttaagGAG AATTTGCTATCACTGCTGTTACCACACCAGAACCGCCTAAGAAATGAGTTTGAAGAATCTCTGGACATGGATCTCCTCAAGCAGGAAACAGAATATGGGGCCCTGGATGTCCCTCATCTCTCTACGCACATTCTTAATTTGATGATCATGTTATGTGCACAAGTCGGTGATGAAGCAGTGCAGAAACTAGAAAGCATGACAGATCCTGTGCAGTTGCTGAA GGGTATCTTCCATGTTCCGGGCCTGATGAAAATGGACATCCAGGGCCTTCAACCCTACCTGAAGGAACATTCTGTCCAGTATGAACAAGCTAAATTCCAGGAACTCCTTGACAAGCAGCcag ATCTCCTTGATTACACCACAAAATGGCTAACCAAAGTAGCAACAGACCTCACTACACCATCTCCAAGTTCTCCTGCCTCTCCTAGCTCCTCCAGCTTGGCCTGTTCACCTCCAAATTGGGTATCTAACAACTCAGAGATCCCCAATCCCACAATGGTGCTATACA CTTACCTGAACCTTCTTCTCTGGGATCCTGACAATGACAAGTTCCCTGAG ACTTTGTTGATGGACAGAATCCGGCTACAGAAGATGGAGTCCCACTTGCACCAGTTAACTGTCCTGGCCTCAGTCTTGCTAGTAGCCAGATGTTTCTCTGGTAATGTCTTATTCAACTCACCTGAATTTGTGGATAAACTGAAATGCATAACCAAGGCTCTGACAGAATAATTTA TATCTAGGCCTCAAGAGACTATGCTGAGTGTGAGAGAACAGGTGTCCCGGGAAATCCATCAAGGCCTCAAAGACATGGACCTTATTGCCTTGAGCAGTGAAAAcacagcatctctct TAGGCCAACTCCAGAATATCGCCAAGAAGGAGAACTGTGTTCGTAACATCATTG ATCAGCGAATCCGTTTGTTTCTCAAATGTTGTTTGGTTCATGGCATGCAGGAATCTCTGCAAGACTTCCCTGGAGGCCTCAGTCTCATTGAAGGGGAGTTGGCAGAACTAAGCTGGAAGTTTTTCAATTTGATGCATCACAATCAGCAGGTATTTAGCCCCTATTATGCCgaaatccttaaaaatatcatCCCTCCAGCTCAGGCACATGAAACAGAAGTGGAGTCTATCTGA